A single window of Dichotomicrobium thermohalophilum DNA harbors:
- the irrA gene encoding iron response transcriptional regulator IrrA — MSAPAKICDVHQKLSAAGLRPTRQRIALGGLLFGSGDRHVTAEELHAEAERAGVRVSLATVYNTLHQFTGAGLLREVAIEGSKTYFDTNTSDHYHFYIENNGELIDIDEQISIGQLPEVPAGKRVSRVDVLIRLVDSKDE; from the coding sequence ATGAGCGCCCCGGCCAAAATTTGCGACGTACATCAGAAACTCTCTGCTGCCGGCCTTCGGCCGACCCGTCAGCGTATTGCGCTTGGCGGGCTTCTGTTCGGCTCGGGTGATCGGCATGTGACCGCCGAGGAGCTTCACGCGGAGGCCGAGCGCGCAGGCGTGCGGGTCTCTCTTGCGACGGTTTACAACACCCTTCATCAATTCACCGGGGCCGGCCTGCTGCGCGAGGTGGCCATTGAGGGGTCTAAGACCTATTTCGACACGAACACCTCGGACCATTACCACTTCTATATCGAGAACAACGGTGAGCTGATCGACATCGACGAGCAGATCAGCATCGGCCAGTTGCCGGAGGTCCCTGCAGGCAAGCGCGTGTCCCGTGTCGACGTGCTGATTCGCCTCGTGGACAGCAAGGACGAGTAG